The sequence ctaatatttgtttttttccttACCATGAGAGTAAAGATGATTCTAttcatatcttttattttttttaattagccTCTTGTTACACTGTTCTTCAAAAAATAAAGTGGCAAGACTAATAAATATATCACCTAAGCTCTTAAATATGAAGCAAAGAAATCCTCAAACATCTTTTAGTAATATTTACTTTAAGTATTCTCATCAATTGTTCAATTATCATATAACCGTTAATACtctaaaatagtaaaaaaattagGCTTAACAGATTAATAAATCCATTAACATAATCAATACCAAATATCCAATAACCTCCTGAAAAAGTTCTCATCTGATAGTAAAATCCTTatacaaacataaaaaaatatctttcatTTATTAATGGAAAAAAAACCAAATGATGCATAACAAACATGGGAAAATACCTCAAAAATTGAGGTTATCAaaactagtatatatatatatatatatgaatttaattGGAAGCAAAATAAAATGGGCAACAACTTGTAttttatgcatatgattttGTCGAAGTGTGAAAACTCTGCCTTTTGTTTTACTTGAGAAGAGAAATTTCGTGGAAACCACATCAATTGCCTGATGTGGACCAATGGATCTGGATTGCGCAAATAAACACCAGAATCCATTACAATANTCCTTATGGCATTTGATAATTCACGAAGATTTTTGTAAGAATATAAAGCATGGAGATTTAATAACAaagaaatggctgaaaaaattTATCGCTAAATGAAGCAAAATATTTAGAATCTTGCAAAAACAAACAAGAAGATTTGATGAGAAATTTGAGTTTAATGTGGGCATTTAAGGTTTTCAAGATATAGTTTAAATGACGACAATTTCTAAGTTTTAAAGTCAAAAAGACCTGATTTATATAACGTGAGAGAACCAACGTATATTTCGGGATTAGGAATTGAGTATACATTGTTCGAATTTCAAGATAAGATTTTGTATTAAGAGTTGAACTGATTTTATATATTATCCGTGAGATGAAAGTAAGTTCCAGGTTAGCAAAGGGATTTTAAGCAAGATAGAATTGAAGACAAATAGTGATATATATATCAGAAAACTAAGAATACTTTATGCATACCGACCGAGTTGAGTTGTTAGTTGTGAAAGATAAGCAAactattattattgatattgagaaTCTTTTTTTAAATCTGGGCGTGGATGTTTCATTTGGAGTTGGACGATATGATCGACTTTGTATAACAAATTTAAGCGACAAATCTGTTTTCTTAAACAATAGATTTCTTAATTCTCACCTTTCCCACGTTTGGTCAAATCGATTATTTATTTGTAAGTTGGAGTACAGAGTTTtgattcttttaatttttatatgtcttaataacataaacatgtaaattttaataataaacacataaattttcatcatcgTTGTTGtgtaaaaagttatttttaaatcacAAATAAATCTTTTGGTGgtctttaagtttttttttaaagtatatttatttaatattatttccaAAACATTCCTAATTCGGTCAATAATAtgaaaaatttccaaaataaatttttaataaaaattctaaaaatcatgttgtgtttATATATaagctaaataagaaaccaccgCCGAATTTTTTACAGGAACATTTTTTATCCTCTGGGGTTCATATTTTAATACCTTAATCCATACGATTTAGTATCATTTCagtaattaaaattttggcATCATATATCAGAATAATGATTGAGGAAAACGAGCAATACGACGTTGCTTTGGAAACAATCCCCtaacaaattaaaatagtgaTTTATAGATATTTTCTGTAATTTTATCTTATCCTACGCCTCTTTCTTATCTCTAACCTCTCTGTTCAATCTCTTTTAATTATCTTATCACACATATTATCTCTCCTAATCCggtcaataaatttttttgggtcaaaattacattttttaaaaaataattctatATCATATTGTGTTTAtacgataaataaaaaaaaactgccaccaaacattttatcatgaagggtttaaattttaaaactttagttatgatatatatttaatataataatattatctttgtctaaataaaaatttaaaattataacaaaattttataattcaaatCAATGATTATGATAAAGAGCGAGGAAACCGAGCAGTACGACGTCGCTTTGTAAAAGAGTCccttaataaatataaataacgATCCCTGTATTCAATACAATTCATATTATCCTACGCCTCTTCTTTATTCTCTTCTTGTCTCTCTTGAACCTCTTTTAAGCATCTCTCCTTTGTTTTCCTCTTCCCCTCCTaccttcttctttcttttttctttttttttttcccaatcaCCATCCCGAtaaataatgaataattttgttgattttcatCCTAGGAAGGCttgttattttttaatacaCGATTTCTGCAAGAATTCAAAACAAATCTGTATTTGATTCCTCGCGTTTCATCTGTTGTTCCATCCCTTTTGGAACGAATGTGCAATAAGTGCAAGACAGGCGGATATATAAGAAGATAGTGGAATTCATTGTCTCTCAAATTATGGTCGAAGGAATTTCAATTCGACAGGACACCGCCGGAGAGGAGATTAGCATTAATCTCTTCAAGAAATACGAACTCGGCAAACTCCTTGGTTGCGGGGCCTTCGCCAAAGTATATCACGGCCGCGACCTGCGCACCGGCCAGAGCGTGGCCATCAAAGCTATCAGCAAACAACGCGTCATGAGGAAAAACCTCATGGCGCAAATTAAGCGGGAGATTTCTATCATGCACAAGCTGGACAATACCCACATCGTGCATCTCCTCGAGGTACTCGCCACAAAGACCAAGATCTACTTCGTCATGGAATTCGCCAAAGGAGGCGAGCTGTTTACCAAGGTTGCAAATGGCAGATTCAGCGAGGATCTTAGCCGCAAATATTTCCAGCAGTTGATCTCCGCTGTCCGTTACTGCCACTCGCGGGGAGTCTATCACCGAGATTTAAAGCCCGAGAATCTATTGCTGGACGACAATTGGGAGTTGAAGATAACTGATTTCGGGCTCAGCGCCGTTACCGATCAGATTCAGCCCGACGGTTTGCTCCACACGTTATGCGGGACCCCGGCGTACGTTGCACCTGAGATCCTCGCGAAACATGGCTACGATGGTGCGAAGATTGATGTGTGGTCCTGCGGAGTTATTCTGTTCGTGTTGAATGCTGGTTACTTGCCTTTCAACGACACCAATCTAATGGCCATGTATAGAAAGATCTACAAGGGCGATTTCCGTTGTCCAAAATGGACCTCACCCGAGCTGAAGCGGTTCTTGTCCCGTATCCTCGACCCCAACCCCAGCACTAGAATCACGGTCGACGAGATATTGTTGGATCCTTGGTTTCAAAAGGGGAACAAGCAGATTAAACCTCCTGTAGTGACAGAGACGTCCGAGTTCAAGGAACCTCGAGAAGAAGCCCGCTTCTTGAACGCCTTCGATTTAATCTCCTACTCCTCCGGTACTGTTCTATCGGGCTTGTTCAGTGGAATCGGGGATCCCGTTAGTTCAGAGATGTTTGTGTCGGCCGAAACACCGGAGAGGATAATCCTGAGAATCTCGGAGTTGGCGGACGAGGAGGGGATGTGTGTGGTGAAGAATGGGATGGTGTTGAAGCTGCAGGGGAAGAATAATGGTTGTTGTGAATTAACGGTGGGGGTAAACCGGTTGACGGCGGAGCTGGTGGTGGTAGATATCACGAGAGGTGGCTTTGAAGGGGATATTTGGAACGAGAGATTGAAGCCACGGCTGAGTGATTTAGTCCATCAATCGGAAGAGCATATCTCCGGCGAGTAGAGTAATTCCCACTTCCGGGGAATCCAATCATTAGTACGTCaaatatttgtatataataataataataataatattcaataatagagaatttaatttttatctgaGTATTTTAGGACAAAATATGTATTGCCAGGTTCTATGTAAACTAATTTTCCCTGGTATTATTTTCCAtcgagattttaattttaaatttcatatgaAAACATGTCATGttcgttttaatttttttataaaacctaactttattattttcgttttacAAAATGTTCCATCCAAACACCACAAACCTTTACGGCGcgaaatcaataatataatttacattGAAAAGCAACAAAAGATTCTTTTACTTAAAATTAAGCAATCCACAAATTAATCTAATCTAATGATTAATGCAAGTGACTCAGGAAATAATTACATGGAAATAAACAAAGAAACAGCTGCCTATATATAATTTGTACGTCATGTTTGGTACAAGAGAATCGAGCGTGAATTTCTCTCATCAGTCCTTATCGATATGACGTTAACGGGGTTGTGTTAACGGGGTTGTATTGATTTTAGATTTTTATAGAGTTTAAAAGTTTAGAGGTATTCAatatagatttttatatattttataaaagtttagtggtattcaatttaaattttgttaGAATTTTGAAAAGTCATGTgtattcaaacttgacttttaaaaaatctacaaaaatttataggtattcaaaatgtatttttaatgacTACATTGAATTATATTAAGTACAAGAATCAAAGCCTAAGACATcacaataaaatgtcaaaaaaaatcTTTGATTCAATCTAAAGACTTtgatattaatttaattgaGAAATCTCTACAAACActaaatttttcattattttctcatctttatattttttcttttatttgtacgtattaaaaacatatattttttattactaacaatagttttaaattaaaattatggacatcattcattttatttttagagtTCTAGTTACAAAAActcataaactttaaaattatatttattaaaaaattattacactacataacaaaaaaaattataataaaaattataatattttattgaattataaattgaaaataataaatattttaaattagtaaaatttaatttttttattaattattatataacatttgatgtttaattattttttataattttagttaatctatattttattttgattataactCAAAATACTTGcacatgatatttttttattaacttgaaaatatatataatctataTAAATGTGTGTGATTGATacataattttagaaatttttataaatttacgTAATTACacatgatattttttcattaccttgagaaaaaaaaaaaaaacacacacacacacacacacatatatatatatatatatatgtgaataaaattattttaagtttgattatttattactattgaaaattattattatgtaattttttaaaaatattaattattaaaaataaacatgttgAATTGACTTGAATAACAAtagttttataataattaatagacTATCAATATTTAtgcttttattattttcaataataataaacatattttagtAGCTATTATTtagaaattataaaataattttattttttttggatggAATAAACATACCATTCCTTTTCATTTTCAGTATACCAATCTTTGACCAAAGTGTTTATGATGAATTCGGAAGACACGTTTTGTACGAGTATAAGAAATTTCGAGGAATAAATGAACCACAGCTCTGGAGAAGACGCCTGGCCGGTCTCATATATTTATTGGCATTCACTCTCCCATTTTCATTAACTGTGCTTTGTGCATGCCTACTCATCTATCTACGTTTGAACGATGAGGCCCTCGTATTGacaaattatacatataaaccACAGCCACGTTGTAAAGTGCGTACAATAATTGAATGAATCATCCGACTGTTAATGTCAACAAATGGCTGGTGTGtgtgtctgtgtgtgtgtgtcccAGTTCATAATTGAATGCTTCTTACCCatactattttattattattattattattattcaataatttcatACTTGAATGGTTCtcatactatattattattatccaaaaataatattacaaatattttatataataagaAACATCCAAAGTCATTTGAAAGAGATGTATGAATTATTGAGAAGAGATGCATGCATGATTGAGTCAGTAAAGTGTTGTTTTGTTTCACTTTTAGTTATCTGCTCTTAAACACTCGATCACAGCAGACCAAAAACATGAGCAAaacttctgttttttttttttttggtgcatCACTTTTTCAATAGTTCGtatgaaaaattattgatataactCAAATATCTTGTCAATTTTCAATAAAATCTAACTAAAttactattttaaatattatatatgatattatattacataaatatataaactgGTCAATCATATTTTCCATCAATCTTatcatcaattttaatataaatagtttttttatatcatatttactgtttatttaaattgtatgcataaataaaatatgtaaataaattaCTTTACAAACGAGTATAAATTTTGAGATAATTTTAtttacttaaaattttaaatcagttttcaattcaatttattttctaccttaaaattttcactttaatgacatatatttttattataatggctatttatttaaatatttttgctaTAAAAACATGGTGATAATTCATAAAGTAATTGAAAATTagagaaaataaattaagatttattttttattattataaatttttcaaatcCATTTTCAAAACCaaccatgatttttttattaaatttttattagatttaatgaaattttcacttaactaaaatattattatttttatcataattagAATTTATATGAACATTTTCCGGAGCATACATAATGAGAAATTCATCAATTTTATACAAACTGATATCTAATATTCAAACGCTTGTAATTACTTTAACAAAACGTATGTCTCACGGTAGTAGAACAACTGGCATCATGTGCATCACTCTTTTAGATGAACATTTAATGCTATACaatatcaaattattatttttaattatttacatattataTGTGACATAacataatacataataaataaatacaaataattttaaataaattctacATATAAGTGATGAGGGgtaaaatatgtatttaataattttaaataaattctacATATAAGTGATGAGGGGTAAAATATGTATTTAAGTTAATTTTCATTAGAAATTAACCCTAATTTTGCATATATGTATCAGTtgaatcataaataaaaatttatatgtcaaTATGTTATTTAATCAAAGTTTTATATACAAAaagttttcttgaaaaaattatcaaagtataaatatatgtatCTGATTAATGTTTTCAAACTTTAAAGCAAAAAAAGATATATAATTACTATTGTTGGTCCAGATAATAGTTTTCCAGTTAATTTATGTTAttaggtatagtttggtacacttGATAAGAGAAGGATTGATAATTAATTCACTTTATCCCATGTTTGGTATCTTTTTAGAAAGTCCATGATAATATCATGGGcccatgataaataattttatacaaggataaaatatatcttttatgagatgtgataattttaatttaatgataaaaaacaccacaaatgacttaattgccctcaatatataaaaatcttaaaccataTCGTTTGATATGGAAACCCGGTTTGGAACACGTtggatttttaatttgttaattgtagtaattttggtttttttagaaaataactaatattagtttattgtttttcaatttttttgagtACTTCGTTTGTTTTACAAGTGTCACATGTAATtctaaattcaataaattacataattatttttttgatttttctttcttttttgccataaatttataaaaataaaatgatatttaaattttcaaataaattttttaaaaatatattttaattgtaacgtcgattttgaaattataaaatttattatgaacaaataattatgaactcaagcaacaactttgaaattataaaatttattatgataaggttaattttgtcattacaatctaatatataactTTAATCActattattaaaatcataccaaacattaaatatgacATCCTACCtcttatttatccttaactatctttatattatatatcacatatttATCATATCATATGTAACAAACCATACCTTAATGTCATAATAAAGTATTCACGTTATTTAAAGGATCTGATTTTCGGTCCACTGAAATTTCATCTTAGTTTGTGGGTATAATTTTATTTGTCGACATCAAATCAAATCGAGGAGATTAGAACTAACATATAAATTGAGTATTCACGtctctttatattttataagttaaattttttatttgtcgCATTTTAATTTTTACCTAACATGTCGACAAAATTTTGAAGCAAACAACTTTTAAATAGATTTCTTCCCCTAGCCAAATGGACTACCATACTAAACAAAAAGAGGTGTTGACTCTCACACTATGATacatacaaataaaaataattttattattatacagAGTGTGATATTTAACTTGTCACGTTAGGGTGTCTGTAGCCCTAAACTTATAAACTCGACTTTTTTGTGAGTCGTACtaaatcaaaaattaaaaaaaattccaatttcTATAAAACTCTTTCCACGATTATAATTCcacaaacaaattattttgtAGAACATAAACAATTAATACATCATTTCACAACAAAAATaacctttttattttaaaaagaaaaaagttaaaACATCAAAGTGACCAACAGCTAGTGCATTGTGATAACCCAGCTTTGTGCATACTCTTATAACCCTCAAAAGGGTTAGAAGACAAAGAAATAGTATGAGACACCATAAGATAGGTCCGGCTCACTCTCGACAACCCAACAGATTGCCCAACCACCAGATAATCCGGGAGCTCATCTCAGGCCCGAATGGCCCGAACGATCGGCCTTTCGTCTTGGAGCTCATCCTGGATCCGATTGGTCGACCTCATTGATCTCCATTTTAAGGGCGAATTAAGGGTACTAGTCGACCTCCTGAGCCCGCCTAACTAATTGTTCTTACCCGACTCCGGCAGAGATTCCACATCTCGAGCTCCCACAGAAGGCTGGGTTGGCTCCCCACACGTCAGACGGGCTCAGTTGTCGGTAGTGCCCACATTGACATAAGTCTGCTATATAAGGAGATACTCTAACAAAGATATGCTTGCATCTTATCCAAGATATTAGAGATATAATTCTTATACAACTTATAGTCAGTCCTACACAAATAAAAGTGCTGGTGAAGAACTCTACTACCAGAGTAATTCTTCTCCTAAAAATACCAAATGTCAGTtataattcattcataaattcACTCATATTGAATACACataaaactttttaaattttcctattttatgacttgagcgtcggaagaGTTACGTTTGAACGATCTTCCCCGGCCGACTTCTAACGTTATTGCTTCTATTGACATACCATTCAAAGATCTGACCTCAGCTTACCAAACAAGATCCGACCTCTCGGCAGGTCACTCCCCGATTATGGTCCGAACCTTCGAAAAGGTATCACGATTTTTAGCAAAACATCACAGCGCAATGCCCATCAGATAGAATTATATCAATATTTCGGGCAATGAAGATTAATAATGCACTAGAATTCTCTACTCAATCAATAGCGAAGAATTATTTGGTGAACTCATCTCATATTAGCATCTAATCATGCATGTAGATGCCTCCACATAAATGCTGATAAAATGCAACAATAACAAATCAATGCTGATTTTTAACGATCGAATAGCTTAGATATTCTTCTTACTTTCGGACTGGAATAAATTTAGATGCTATTAGTAGATTTTGAGATTGCCACTCAGCGTACATGacaatcaaataaatcataGCTAATGAAGTTTGCCAAAGTAAAAAGTTATCAGTAGAATGAAAATGACTATCACAATAAAAGTGTCACAAAAACATATTCGCTTGCCTTTCATTAAATCGAATTGAAATGTATCCACAGTACGCTGCTTCGTCCTCGGATAACTATGATATTATGTTCACACATCGTTGTTCTTTAGAAGACAACGTGAACCAAAACTAAGTTACAAGAATGCGAACGATATTTTTTACCGCAAGGAACCAAATAGCTCAGCTCCTTCTGCCACTAAATACCAACACATCTTCAGGCCCAAACTCAAACCATACACATTTTTCTCACTCAGACATCAACTTAACACAAGTTAAATGACCCTATATACCACTCTAATAAGCATAAGTTTTAATAAAACACTTCAATAATGTTAAAAACAAGTTTAATTGACGATCCGCCTAAGTAAGTTCATCTTTCTAGCTGAGAAACATTCAAATTGATTGAGGAtgatttcttctttttattCTTCATTTGCTTTTTCACCAGGATTGTGATTCGAGCAAAACTGAACTTCTTTCTCGGTGAAGGAAGTTCGAGATTCTCTTTACCATCTTTCTTGACAGGAGAATGTGGATTAGCATTATGTTTGCTAAGAAAATGTCTGAGTGACACTTGACGCTTCCTGAGACTCTTCTCTCCTTCTGTCCCATTCTCGTACTCCTTGGTTTGGAGCAGTTTCCTGCTCAATATTTGCCCAATCGATAGACTTGGCTTCAACACAGGTTTTAACTCGTCATTCCCATGATTCATACCATTTTCATCGAGCAAATGAGATTCCTTTCGGTGGAGGAATCGATGAGAGTTTTTAAATTTAGTAGAGTTGTGCACGGACCGCTGTTTCTGACTGTGCTCGGATCTCCACTTACGCAGCGCCTCTTCAACTGCCAGTTTACCTTCGTTTGCTGCTTCCACTCTACTCAATGCTTCTTCCAGTGTCTTTTTGCTAATTTTGAGTTCTTCAATTACGTTTTCAACCCTGTTTAAGATATCTGTCTTTGATAAATTAGCATCCAGTACTGCTTCATCCTTACAAGCTTCATTTGCTTCTATAGCTCTGGAGATTAAGGATGAGTATTCCTCCAAAGTAAGAGTCACACTTTCACATTTATGCTCTGAAGCATTGGACTTATTTTCACCATTAGATAAAGCTCTGATTTCTGCAAGGGCGACAGCTTCAGAAGCCTTGGCTGCTTTCTTCATCTTTTTGGCCGCAACCAACCTTATCTCCGCCGTCTTAATCCCACTCCTTGTCTGTTCAATCTGTGACAATGCCCTCAAAACTTCTGATCTTGCTGCTCTCCCAACTTCCTTGAATTGTTCTGTCTCAGAACCTAGCTTCTGGAGCTCCCTCGTGACAATATCCAAGTGATTAGGAGAACTACCTTGGAGTTCAGTGTGTTTGGTTAACTCTAGGGCCTGTTTTGTCTGATCTAACTCCTCCTCAAGAGACGAAATTTTTGACGTATCAGAAGACAACCTTTGTCGGGTTTTGTCGAGCAACATTCTTTCTCTCTCAATTTTCTTGTTATACAGGTCGACTGTAGCTCGAATATCTACAAGATCAGTAGTAGTCCTTGCTAAGTTCATCTTAGCCTGTTCCAGCTCAAGTAGGATGATTCCAGGAGCATCAGAGACATCCATATTGCTTTCATGGTTTTCATTTTCTGCTTCTTCAGCAACAGAATGCACATTGTTATGATTCCTGGTGTTTTCTTTGGCGAATGCATTAGTTTCGGATGCTTCTTTCTGCAACTTGAACTTCAGTTCTTCAACAATTATTCTAGTGGTTTCCAGTTCTTTCAAAACATCCAGTGTTTCCCTTTCCTTGATAATTAGATCCCTTTCTAACAGTTCCGCCTGTTTCTCTGCTTTGGCAATATTAATCTTCTCGTCAACCTGCTGTCACGAACAACATAACAAAACAGCACAACTCTTCTTAGTCAACCATCTAGCCATGTAGAAAGCCACACATTGGCAAATTTTGCGAAAATTGGGATAGGAAGTTCATGTCCAAAATCCAAATCCATTCCAGCaataaagaaatcattactACGGCAGAAGCAGTAATAAAAAACTATAGCACATCTCGTACAGTGATATTAAATTGGAAACAAAGGTGTAGGAAGCTGTAAATGGACTTCTGGAGATGGGATACGAGTACAAAACGAGAGAAGGCATAACTAAACTATGAATCTAAATTTGGTATAAAGGGGGTAGACCTTTCTATCAAATTACCAGCAAAATTAGCTTAAAAGAGTCTCCCCCACCCCCATCTCTCCCCTGATATCGAAGAACAACTAATGAACCCACCACTCGTCAATCCCAGCAATTTTCCACACCCCAACACTCTGAAACCATTATCTTGCACGAAATCGCAGCAAAAATAAAACCCCAAAAACAGACACGAACAAAACATTTTATATAACTTGAACAGTAGAAAAAATCATCCCGAATGTAACCTGAGAGGCATGTACACGGGAGCTGGGTTTCCAGAAACCCATTCCACCGAACCGGTTGGTAGCCTCCTTAACCGACTCAAATGCCGCTGATGTGTCGATCTCGACCCTCTCCGAGCCGGGTTCACCCTCTGATTTCAGCAAATTAACGGGCCCGAGGCCAAGGATTTTGGAAGCTTCAGCAGCCATTGCAACAAGTGTGGCTTGTTTGCGCGACTgttttgtgtgtatatatatatatatatatatatagtctaGAAGAGTGAACTCACAGAGTAACGTTAACTTACTTTGGATAGTGTGATGATTGAAAAAGAGTCCAACGTTTGGATTTTGTGGATTTAGCCATTCCTAGATTCCGGTTGGGAGGGAAATATTTTCGAGATTTCCTTATTAAATCCAGAATATTTAGGTAACagcttttaaattttaaatcttggcATATCAAGACTAATCTACAAATAGTTGAATTTAAATTGCTCTGATTACAAGATTTTTGGGGTGTCAGTTCTTCAAATTTGATCTAATCTAaattcagattttagaagacCACTACCAATAACTAATGTTTTTTGCATATTTGTTGCGTGCGTAAAATAATGTATATAATATAGTAAAGAAAAATAGTAGATAcgaaaaaattactaaaaccatgtatatattaaaaagaaataaaataacatttatgattatggattattttaaataattattaatttttgctGCTAAAAGCATCCATATTTGTAGATGTTATAACACTCACCTACACATTATATTAAACTTCATAATCATTCTCTTATATTCATTTTAACATCGACACTCCATATTTGTGAGTGTCACAATCCACTCATCAatctttattcttattttatattaaataaatacatttttaattttatttacgttgtttaaatgattattgtttaaaataaataataatgttgttgttaaaaaatttattacttaaaattatttcatattattatacaaatgtaatttattttaaaataaaattttattataaattttaattgaagAAGTAAAAGGAAAAAATCACACTTtcattcaatttaaaataacatataacttaaatgttttgaaatatgtaaaatactaattcatagattttgattgtattacgtttttttttatatatatttttaaatttacgttttttataatttcatatattcatttattttatgatttatgattaattatTGTTACAAATTTTGTTTAAGACTCATCCACTAATTTGAACACAGATGTGGATGCTTTAATGTGagatgaaatttaaattaattaagatatTTTAGATAAGAGCATGAATAATATGAAATGGTgttacagttttatatctatgAAACTGGTGGATCtggttaatatttaatatgaaaaataatatttttgacatttaatataatcattttttatGAGTTGAGTCAAGTCGAAAATCAATTCTACAAAATTAGATCGTGAAACGATTTTACAAGAATTTttatcatacaaaaaaaaaatcacaaaaattagTTACTTTAGATTTGATTTGGAGTAAAGATTTGAAAAATGAACTCTTTAAGCATATATGGTTATTTGCCAAAC comes from Primulina huaijiensis isolate GDHJ02 chromosome 2, ASM1229523v2, whole genome shotgun sequence and encodes:
- the LOC140971045 gene encoding CBL-interacting serine/threonine-protein kinase 14-like, giving the protein MVEGISIRQDTAGEEISINLFKKYELGKLLGCGAFAKVYHGRDLRTGQSVAIKAISKQRVMRKNLMAQIKREISIMHKLDNTHIVHLLEVLATKTKIYFVMEFAKGGELFTKVANGRFSEDLSRKYFQQLISAVRYCHSRGVYHRDLKPENLLLDDNWELKITDFGLSAVTDQIQPDGLLHTLCGTPAYVAPEILAKHGYDGAKIDVWSCGVILFVLNAGYLPFNDTNLMAMYRKIYKGDFRCPKWTSPELKRFLSRILDPNPSTRITVDEILLDPWFQKGNKQIKPPVVTETSEFKEPREEARFLNAFDLISYSSGTVLSGLFSGIGDPVSSEMFVSAETPERIILRISELADEEGMCVVKNGMVLKLQGKNNGCCELTVGVNRLTAELVVVDITRGGFEGDIWNERLKPRLSDLVHQSEEHISGE
- the LOC140971046 gene encoding WEB family protein At2g38370-like isoform X1 yields the protein MAAEASKILGLGPVNLLKSEGEPGSERVEIDTSAAFESVKEATNRFGGMGFWKPSSRVHASQQVDEKINIAKAEKQAELLERDLIIKERETLDVLKELETTRIIVEELKFKLQKEASETNAFAKENTRNHNNVHSVAEEAENENHESNMDVSDAPGIILLELEQAKMNLARTTTDLVDIRATVDLYNKKIERERMLLDKTRQRLSSDTSKISSLEEELDQTKQALELTKHTELQGSSPNHLDIVTRELQKLGSETEQFKEVGRAARSEVLRALSQIEQTRSGIKTAEIRLVAAKKMKKAAKASEAVALAEIRALSNGENKSNASEHKCESVTLTLEEYSSLISRAIEANEACKDEAVLDANLSKTDILNRVENVIEELKISKKTLEEALSRVEAANEGKLAVEEALRKWRSEHSQKQRSVHNSTKFKNSHRFLHRKESHLLDENGMNHGNDELKPVLKPSLSIGQILSRKLLQTKEYENGTEGEKSLRKRQVSLRHFLSKHNANPHSPVKKDGKENLELPSPRKKFSFARITILVKKQMKNKKKKSSSINLNVSQLER
- the LOC140971046 gene encoding WEB family protein At2g38370-like isoform X2: MAAEASKILGLGPVNLLKSEGEPGSERVEIDTSAAFESVKEATNRFGGMGFWKPSSRVHASQVDEKINIAKAEKQAELLERDLIIKERETLDVLKELETTRIIVEELKFKLQKEASETNAFAKENTRNHNNVHSVAEEAENENHESNMDVSDAPGIILLELEQAKMNLARTTTDLVDIRATVDLYNKKIERERMLLDKTRQRLSSDTSKISSLEEELDQTKQALELTKHTELQGSSPNHLDIVTRELQKLGSETEQFKEVGRAARSEVLRALSQIEQTRSGIKTAEIRLVAAKKMKKAAKASEAVALAEIRALSNGENKSNASEHKCESVTLTLEEYSSLISRAIEANEACKDEAVLDANLSKTDILNRVENVIEELKISKKTLEEALSRVEAANEGKLAVEEALRKWRSEHSQKQRSVHNSTKFKNSHRFLHRKESHLLDENGMNHGNDELKPVLKPSLSIGQILSRKLLQTKEYENGTEGEKSLRKRQVSLRHFLSKHNANPHSPVKKDGKENLELPSPRKKFSFARITILVKKQMKNKKKKSSSINLNVSQLER